The following are encoded in a window of Longibacter salinarum genomic DNA:
- a CDS encoding ABC transporter ATP-binding protein, with protein sequence MPAPAVAIEGLSHRYGSHEALSDLSLHIEEGALHGLLGPNGSGKTTLFRILSTLMPPSEGQASVFGLSTTDEPSAVRARLGSVFQDYALDENLSVRENLRFQGALYGLRGEALQERIKHLLTLFDVYDRADDRVDTLSGGLQRRVDLARGLLHRPELLLLDEPTTGLDPMARRTFWQAIDRLREDEGTTLLVATHLMEEAERCDQVAILANGRLVANGSPDALKAELGGEMLWIESDDPSALRDHIESQFGIRADIAGESLQIAHEDAPQLLSSLYEALGDHIRSATVRQPTLEDVFVSRAGVQPDDEPKGVLRNS encoded by the coding sequence ATGCCCGCTCCCGCCGTCGCCATCGAGGGCCTGAGCCACCGTTACGGCTCACATGAGGCCCTGTCCGATCTCTCGCTTCACATCGAGGAGGGTGCATTGCACGGGCTGCTCGGCCCAAATGGAAGTGGCAAAACAACGCTCTTTCGCATCCTGTCAACCCTGATGCCTCCCTCGGAGGGACAGGCCAGCGTCTTCGGCCTCTCGACAACAGATGAACCCTCCGCTGTTCGTGCACGGCTCGGGTCTGTCTTTCAGGATTACGCGCTGGACGAGAACCTATCGGTCCGCGAAAACCTGCGATTCCAGGGTGCACTCTACGGTCTTCGTGGCGAGGCTCTTCAGGAGCGCATCAAACATTTGCTCACCCTCTTCGACGTCTACGACCGAGCTGACGACCGCGTCGATACGCTTTCGGGGGGCCTGCAGCGTCGCGTCGATCTCGCTCGCGGACTGCTGCACCGTCCCGAGCTCCTCCTCCTTGATGAACCGACCACGGGACTCGACCCGATGGCACGGCGCACCTTCTGGCAGGCGATCGATCGTCTTCGCGAAGACGAAGGCACGACGCTTCTCGTTGCCACTCACCTGATGGAAGAAGCGGAGCGATGCGATCAGGTGGCTATTCTCGCAAACGGGCGCCTCGTCGCCAACGGGTCACCGGATGCCCTCAAGGCCGAGCTCGGTGGGGAAATGTTGTGGATTGAAAGCGATGATCCCTCCGCCCTGCGCGACCATATCGAGTCACAGTTCGGGATTCGAGCGGACATAGCCGGCGAATCACTCCAGATCGCCCACGAAGACGCACCGCAGCTTCTCAGCTCACTGTACGAGGCGCTCGGAGATCACATTCGAAGCGCCACCGTCCGGCAGCCAACACTGGAAGATGTGTTCGTTTCACGGGCCGGTGTACAGCCGGACGACGAGCCGAAGGGAGTGCTGCGCAACTCCTGA
- the cyoE gene encoding heme o synthase has product MSTSDIDVSPRETPAAVARADRPVHSAVATEERTWQDVLRDYLELTKPEISFLVTVSALAGFLLGSPDSVDLLILGVTLVGTALCAGGVGMLNHVIEERYDAQMKRTANRPIPDGRISASAARPVGITMVCVGVAIICPIVNPLTALLAMVTAVLYVYVYTPLKRTTKWNTVIGTIPGALPALGGYTAATGDLGAGGWAIFAILAFWQMPHFLSLAWMYRKDYARGNYAMLPVLEPGGTSTAVQMIGSTVLLCVASVTPFVYSTAGWLYLAVAAPLGIWFLWTTIDFARAKTGQAARRVLKASIVYIPVLVAAIGIDWLVA; this is encoded by the coding sequence ATGTCTACTTCCGACATTGACGTTTCTCCGCGTGAGACGCCCGCCGCGGTCGCCCGTGCCGATCGGCCCGTTCACTCGGCCGTTGCCACGGAAGAGCGAACATGGCAAGACGTGCTGCGGGATTACCTGGAGCTGACGAAGCCGGAGATCTCGTTCCTCGTCACGGTCTCAGCGCTTGCTGGCTTCCTCCTTGGATCACCGGACTCCGTCGACCTCCTCATCCTCGGCGTCACACTCGTAGGTACCGCCCTCTGCGCGGGGGGAGTCGGCATGCTAAACCATGTGATCGAGGAGCGCTACGACGCTCAGATGAAACGGACGGCGAACCGTCCCATTCCCGATGGCCGAATTTCTGCATCCGCCGCCCGGCCCGTTGGCATAACAATGGTCTGCGTGGGCGTGGCCATCATCTGCCCCATCGTGAACCCGCTCACGGCTCTCCTGGCGATGGTGACAGCGGTTCTCTACGTGTACGTCTACACGCCATTGAAGCGAACCACCAAGTGGAATACAGTGATCGGTACCATCCCTGGAGCTCTGCCGGCGCTCGGCGGCTACACGGCCGCAACCGGTGACCTCGGCGCCGGCGGCTGGGCAATATTTGCCATCCTTGCTTTCTGGCAAATGCCCCACTTCCTTTCGCTCGCCTGGATGTATCGAAAGGACTATGCACGAGGGAATTACGCCATGCTCCCGGTCCTCGAGCCAGGCGGCACATCAACCGCCGTGCAGATGATCGGCTCTACGGTTCTCCTCTGCGTTGCGAGTGTCACCCCATTCGTTTACAGCACCGCCGGCTGGCTCTATCTCGCCGTCGCTGCACCGCTGGGTATCTGGTTTCTGTGGACGACGATCGATTTCGCCCGAGCCAAAACCGGACAGGCCGCTCGCCGGGTCCTCAAAGCGTCGATCGTCTACATCCCCGTTCTCGTCGCCGCCATCGGCATCGACTGGCTGGTTGCATAA
- a CDS encoding COX15/CtaA family protein: MDLSLDDRAWKARRRFALLALAVTAVLISWGGWVTSINAGMAVPDWPSSFGSYDPFRTGMPGWYEYAPVLAEHGHRLLGALVGFLTLILAVWTYLADSRRWARRLGIAALVLVSIQGLLGGLRVTENSLALAAVHACTAQIFVAVLAALALSTTKTWRSISSRLPDSDAAQTLRRTAYATVGLLYLQIVLGAVLRQFGHGIHGFYAALHIAGALIVSGLIIATFVLVQKHFDGYRGLNLSAWAMVLTLAVQFTLGLAAYVVLVTDMAASTRSTLQIVLASSHVLVGAILMGTTTATTLLAARRQAPQRRVTELLDESRRSTGDHSQSKPVLASTSPKADA; encoded by the coding sequence ATGGACCTTTCTCTTGACGATCGAGCGTGGAAGGCGCGGCGACGGTTCGCCCTTCTCGCTCTGGCCGTTACGGCTGTGCTGATTTCCTGGGGCGGATGGGTCACAAGCATCAACGCCGGCATGGCCGTCCCCGATTGGCCCTCTTCGTTCGGCTCGTATGACCCGTTTCGAACGGGGATGCCGGGATGGTATGAGTACGCTCCGGTGCTTGCGGAACACGGACATCGCCTTCTTGGCGCTCTCGTCGGTTTTCTGACACTCATCCTGGCGGTTTGGACGTACCTGGCCGATTCGCGTCGATGGGCGCGACGTCTCGGTATTGCCGCCCTCGTGCTGGTTTCGATTCAGGGTCTGCTTGGCGGCCTCCGCGTGACCGAGAACTCGCTCGCTCTCGCGGCAGTGCACGCCTGCACGGCACAGATCTTCGTCGCCGTCCTCGCCGCGCTGGCGCTATCAACAACGAAGACGTGGCGAAGCATTTCATCGCGCCTGCCGGACTCCGATGCTGCTCAGACGCTACGTCGGACTGCCTACGCCACGGTCGGACTTCTGTACCTTCAGATCGTCCTCGGTGCGGTTCTCCGGCAATTCGGTCACGGCATCCACGGATTCTATGCCGCTCTCCACATTGCAGGTGCCCTGATCGTTTCCGGACTCATCATTGCTACGTTTGTCCTCGTCCAGAAGCATTTCGACGGCTACCGCGGTCTCAACCTCAGCGCGTGGGCCATGGTACTAACACTCGCCGTCCAATTCACTCTTGGGCTCGCCGCATACGTCGTGCTAGTGACCGATATGGCGGCATCGACCCGTTCAACGCTACAAATCGTTCTCGCGTCCAGTCACGTATTGGTGGGGGCGATTCTCATGGGAACGACAACGGCAACGACGCTCCTCGCCGCCCGCCGCCAAGCTCCGCAGCGCCGCGTAACGGAACTGCTGGACGAATCGAGGCGATCCACAGGCGACCACAGCCAGTCAAAACCTGTGCTCGCTTCCACGTCGCCTAAGGCAGACGCGTAA
- the glmM gene encoding phosphoglucosamine mutase, which translates to MSNGTLIASISGIRGIVGNGLDPSVLVRYASAYGTWAHRRAVADGRSPLIVVGRDARRSGPVCASIVMSTLQGMGCDVIDAGLATTPTVEMAVIEENAAGGIILSASHNPEEWNALKLLNERGEFLTPAEGEAVMQIADREDTDPAGVDALGTLREHDFLDMHVSRILDLDAIDADVIAGAGLTAVVDGVNSVGGVALPRLLHELGVEVIELNCEPTGRFAHPAEPRPQHLKGLTQKVKEEGADIGLAVDPDADRLALVDDQGRFILEELTQVIAADFWWQHHDGPFVTNLSSSRAIEDVATKYGQEVHRSAVGEINVVMTMRTSGAVLGGEGNGGVIVPDLHYGRDALAGAAIVLQHLATSGKTLAEIHDSMPSYEIAKDKLPLPDLDVDALLTRMATKYEEEDLSAVDGLKIDFPDSWVHMRPSNTEPILRVYAEASTVAKAQALADRFKQELSDMIG; encoded by the coding sequence ATGTCAAACGGTACGCTGATCGCCTCCATTTCTGGAATTCGTGGCATTGTCGGTAACGGGCTCGACCCATCGGTTCTTGTCCGATACGCGTCGGCGTACGGTACGTGGGCCCACCGGCGGGCCGTGGCGGATGGTCGCTCGCCCCTGATTGTCGTCGGACGAGATGCCCGGCGCTCGGGTCCGGTATGTGCTTCGATTGTCATGTCTACACTTCAAGGGATGGGCTGCGACGTGATCGATGCCGGCTTAGCGACCACTCCGACGGTTGAGATGGCTGTCATTGAGGAAAACGCAGCGGGAGGAATTATTCTCTCGGCTTCGCATAATCCGGAGGAATGGAATGCACTCAAGCTGTTGAACGAGCGTGGGGAGTTTCTCACGCCGGCCGAAGGAGAAGCGGTCATGCAGATCGCCGACCGAGAGGATACAGATCCCGCCGGGGTCGACGCGCTGGGCACGCTTCGGGAGCACGACTTCCTCGACATGCACGTGAGCCGGATCCTTGATCTGGACGCCATTGACGCAGATGTGATCGCCGGAGCGGGCCTGACGGCGGTTGTGGATGGCGTCAACTCTGTCGGCGGCGTGGCGCTGCCACGATTGCTTCACGAGCTCGGTGTGGAGGTGATCGAACTGAACTGTGAGCCGACCGGCCGTTTCGCACATCCCGCCGAGCCGCGACCGCAGCATCTCAAAGGGTTGACGCAGAAGGTCAAAGAGGAAGGCGCCGACATTGGCCTCGCCGTGGACCCCGACGCAGACCGTCTTGCACTTGTTGACGATCAGGGTCGATTCATTCTGGAAGAACTGACTCAGGTTATCGCAGCGGATTTCTGGTGGCAGCATCACGATGGCCCTTTCGTGACGAATCTGTCGTCCTCCCGGGCAATTGAAGATGTCGCGACGAAATACGGCCAGGAGGTACATCGCTCGGCGGTTGGAGAGATCAACGTCGTGATGACGATGAGAACGAGCGGGGCCGTGTTAGGGGGCGAAGGCAACGGCGGCGTCATCGTACCGGACCTGCACTACGGTCGGGACGCCCTGGCGGGAGCGGCGATTGTCCTGCAGCATCTCGCCACCTCGGGCAAAACGCTCGCCGAGATTCACGATAGCATGCCATCGTACGAGATCGCCAAGGACAAGCTTCCGCTTCCCGATCTGGATGTGGATGCGCTTTTGACACGCATGGCGACGAAGTATGAGGAAGAGGATCTCTCCGCCGTTGATGGCCTCAAGATCGACTTTCCAGATTCGTGGGTTCATATGCGACCCTCCAACACCGAGCCCATCCTTCGGGTTTACGCCGAAGCGTCCACCGTGGCGAAAGCACAGGCCCTGGCGGATCGCTTCAAACAGGAACTATCCGACATGATCGGCTAG
- a CDS encoding bifunctional acetate--CoA ligase family protein/GNAT family N-acetyltransferase translates to MPDENASTQVDPSYDLISSRRQPLDAIFNPKNVAVIGASEQPGSVGRTLLWNLISNPFGGTVFPVNPNRDSVLGITAHDTIGSIDSDVDLAVIATPAHTVPSIVKECADAGVGGIIIISAGFREIGEQGAELEKEILNIAQREGVRIVGPNCLGVMRPPSGLNATFAGAMARPGNVAFVSQSGALLTSILDWSFRENVGFSAFVSIGSMLDVDWGDVIHYLGDDPKTEAIVLYMESIGDAGSFISAARDVAQSKPIIVIKAGRTQAAAQAAASHTGTLAGSDAVLDAAFRRTGVLRVDRINDLFYMAEVLAKQPRPRGPRLTILTNAGGPGVLATDALIEGGGELTPISDHAMEQFNAVLPEAWSHGNPVDILGDADPKRYAQALEIASQDENSDGLLVVLTPQAMTEPTKTAEHLRPYARNNRKPVLASWMGGAAIESGENILNEAGLPTFAYPDTAVRAFNNMWRYSYNLKALYETPSLPQDEEGLPARDDANSIVQSAHKDGRVLLTEAESKRLLKAYGIPTVETRIAETKNDAVAAADDIGYPVVVKLHSLSITHKTDVGGVKLNLENAEEVESAFDAVKGGVPADGFDGVTVQPMVDLSDAYELIVGSSMDDQFGPVLLFGSGGQLVEVVKDSALGLPPLNTTLARRMMEQTKIYEALQGVRGREPVDMDALEKLMVRFSQLVAEQPRIKEIDVNPLLAQPGDEGLLALDARVVLHPYEVDDADLPSPAIRPYPRQYVGQHTMRSGKEVTVRPIRPEDEPKVVQFHKELSERSVYLRYASLMKLEQRVAHERLARICFIDYAREMALVAETEDEEIIGIGRLTQPPGRNEAEFAMLVIDEYQGEGIGTELLRRLVQVGEDEGLDRITADILRQNRAMQRVCEKIGFQILHSNDPAEEMVKAVKEL, encoded by the coding sequence ATGCCCGACGAAAACGCCTCAACGCAGGTCGACCCATCGTATGACCTCATATCCTCACGGCGTCAGCCGCTCGACGCTATTTTTAACCCGAAGAATGTCGCCGTCATCGGCGCGAGTGAACAACCCGGCAGCGTGGGGCGAACGCTCCTGTGGAATTTGATCAGCAACCCGTTCGGGGGAACCGTTTTTCCCGTAAACCCGAACCGGGACAGTGTATTGGGAATCACGGCGCACGATACGATCGGTTCGATCGATTCGGACGTTGATCTTGCGGTGATCGCGACGCCGGCGCATACGGTTCCGTCGATCGTAAAAGAGTGTGCGGATGCCGGTGTGGGTGGCATTATCATCATCTCGGCTGGCTTCCGTGAGATCGGTGAGCAGGGCGCGGAGCTAGAGAAGGAGATTCTCAACATCGCGCAGCGCGAGGGTGTGCGCATCGTGGGGCCGAACTGCCTCGGGGTGATGCGACCGCCGTCTGGCCTCAACGCCACGTTCGCCGGGGCCATGGCTCGCCCGGGTAACGTGGCGTTCGTCAGTCAGAGCGGTGCGCTCCTCACCTCGATTCTCGACTGGAGCTTCCGCGAAAACGTCGGGTTCAGCGCCTTTGTCTCCATCGGCTCGATGCTGGATGTCGACTGGGGCGACGTCATCCATTATCTGGGGGACGATCCCAAGACGGAAGCGATCGTTCTCTACATGGAATCGATTGGCGACGCCGGGTCCTTTATTTCGGCGGCTCGTGACGTGGCGCAGTCGAAGCCCATCATCGTCATCAAAGCCGGGCGGACACAAGCCGCTGCGCAGGCTGCCGCCTCCCACACGGGAACGCTCGCCGGTTCGGACGCTGTGCTCGATGCCGCATTCCGGCGTACGGGCGTCCTCCGTGTCGATCGGATCAACGATCTGTTTTACATGGCGGAGGTGTTGGCCAAGCAGCCACGTCCGCGTGGACCACGTCTCACGATTCTGACCAATGCGGGTGGGCCAGGCGTATTGGCGACGGATGCCCTGATCGAGGGCGGTGGGGAGCTTACGCCGATCTCGGACCACGCGATGGAGCAATTTAATGCTGTTCTGCCGGAGGCATGGAGCCATGGCAACCCCGTGGACATCCTTGGTGACGCCGATCCGAAGCGGTATGCGCAGGCGCTCGAAATCGCCTCGCAGGATGAAAACTCGGATGGCCTGCTCGTCGTGCTGACGCCGCAGGCGATGACGGAGCCGACGAAGACGGCCGAGCATCTCCGGCCGTATGCGCGCAATAATCGCAAGCCGGTGCTCGCAAGCTGGATGGGAGGCGCAGCGATCGAATCGGGAGAAAACATCTTGAACGAGGCGGGCCTGCCCACCTTCGCGTATCCCGATACCGCGGTGCGCGCGTTCAACAACATGTGGCGGTACAGCTACAACCTCAAGGCGCTATACGAAACCCCTAGCCTGCCGCAGGACGAGGAGGGGCTGCCGGCCCGGGACGACGCCAACTCCATCGTTCAGAGCGCCCACAAAGATGGTCGGGTTTTGCTCACAGAAGCAGAGTCGAAACGGCTGCTGAAAGCCTACGGAATCCCGACAGTTGAGACGCGGATCGCGGAGACAAAAAACGATGCCGTTGCAGCAGCAGATGATATCGGTTATCCGGTTGTCGTCAAGCTCCATTCGCTGTCGATCACACACAAAACGGACGTGGGGGGCGTCAAGCTCAACCTTGAGAATGCCGAGGAGGTCGAGTCCGCCTTCGACGCCGTCAAAGGTGGCGTCCCTGCCGATGGCTTCGACGGCGTGACCGTTCAACCGATGGTCGACCTTTCCGATGCGTACGAACTGATTGTCGGGAGCAGTATGGACGATCAGTTTGGTCCGGTTCTGCTCTTCGGGTCCGGAGGGCAGCTCGTCGAGGTGGTGAAGGATAGCGCGCTCGGCCTTCCGCCGCTCAACACGACTCTGGCGCGCCGAATGATGGAGCAGACGAAAATCTACGAGGCACTTCAGGGCGTGCGCGGTCGCGAGCCGGTCGATATGGATGCGCTCGAGAAGCTGATGGTTCGATTCAGTCAACTCGTTGCGGAGCAGCCGCGCATCAAGGAGATTGACGTCAATCCGCTTCTCGCGCAGCCCGGGGATGAAGGACTCCTCGCTCTGGATGCACGGGTCGTTCTCCACCCGTACGAAGTTGATGACGCAGATCTTCCGTCACCTGCAATTCGGCCGTATCCGCGGCAGTACGTCGGGCAGCACACGATGCGTAGCGGTAAAGAGGTCACCGTGCGACCGATCCGACCGGAGGATGAGCCAAAGGTCGTCCAGTTCCATAAAGAGCTCTCCGAGCGGAGCGTCTACCTTCGTTACGCCAGTCTGATGAAGCTGGAGCAGCGAGTTGCACACGAGCGGCTCGCACGCATCTGCTTCATCGACTATGCCCGTGAAATGGCTTTGGTCGCCGAAACCGAGGATGAGGAAATCATCGGAATCGGGCGATTGACCCAGCCGCCGGGACGAAACGAGGCGGAGTTTGCTATGCTCGTGATTGATGAATATCAGGGCGAGGGAATCGGCACGGAGCTACTCCGTCGCCTGGTTCAGGTTGGCGAGGATGAAGGGCTTGACCGCATCACAGCGGATATTCTGCGTCAGAATCGGGCGATGCAGCGCGTCTGCGAGAAGATCGGCTTCCAGATCCTGCATTCAAACGATCCGGCCGAGGAGATGGTGAAGGCGGTCAAAGAGCTTTGA
- a CDS encoding PAS domain S-box protein encodes MTDPPTSQAELQDRVHQLEQRVQALRDEVERERVARETSESLLDRAADGAFTAQVDEQGRIISVWVDESMPVQRDVLQSVLQSEPVPAHCRHVVNTGRPVRFLVEPNGSDSNGTVDAPSGDATTSGMGAEETTLDASVEAWDVTLVSVRAAEASLFELPLSQGDGGIVDGASYVRGILRTATAQAGQRVLRESHALQHELVELLPDAILIVGSDDRILFSNSAALKMVGASDEDAVHGTKIWDHVHPGSRARTRKWKDRIRRGAPIDFAEHKLIRQDGSSRPVETASVPIVYRGQRAALIAVRDLAGRQRMAETIQHTLDLFDKAFHLGPSALLIVRVRDGMILEVSDRMVEFAGQDARDLLGGAMAQTEVSLPHASLKDLSRELIREGAIHDRELQVDLPDGRSRVVLLSARLTEIDHAVCALVSLVDVTERKKAAVAVRESRTLLDKIFRASPAPIAICRLDDWQYLDVNDAMCSLIGFPHDEIVGHTPGNLGLWVDSDCEDDLTERLSEQDAVYDFEARFRRSDGSTVTTLSSFQRISVEGEECVLAVMTDITQREEKKQALIEAKERAEEIAQFRSTVLSNMTHEVRTPLTVILGFTSILSEGVSEDYRRFVNLIERSGRRLLLTLDSLLDLAQLEAGTLEPDMEIQSVSDAITRMTASHRKIAEEKNLSFAVDVPDMHVFAEFDFELLGRVMNHLVDNAMKFTTEGAIKVIVEEVDSDLTIRVRDTGPGIDESFQTRIFDAFAQESEGNTRSHQGSGLGLTVSKRIVECMDGELFIESAKGQGTEVTITFPVISVDD; translated from the coding sequence ATGACCGATCCTCCCACATCTCAGGCGGAGTTACAAGATCGGGTACATCAACTCGAGCAGCGTGTCCAAGCGCTGCGTGACGAGGTTGAACGTGAACGTGTTGCTCGAGAGACCAGTGAGTCGCTGCTGGACCGGGCGGCCGACGGTGCATTTACAGCGCAGGTCGATGAGCAGGGGCGAATCATCAGCGTCTGGGTGGATGAATCCATGCCCGTGCAGCGGGACGTGTTGCAGTCTGTCTTGCAGTCCGAACCCGTGCCCGCGCACTGCCGTCACGTTGTGAATACGGGTCGTCCGGTGCGTTTTCTCGTTGAGCCAAATGGCTCGGACTCGAACGGAACGGTGGATGCACCTTCGGGAGATGCAACGACGAGTGGCATGGGAGCCGAGGAAACGACGCTCGATGCGAGCGTTGAGGCATGGGACGTCACTCTGGTTTCGGTACGTGCCGCGGAGGCGAGCCTGTTCGAGTTGCCGTTGTCGCAGGGGGATGGAGGCATCGTCGACGGTGCGTCTTACGTTCGAGGCATCCTTCGGACGGCCACAGCACAGGCGGGGCAGCGTGTCCTTCGGGAATCTCACGCTTTGCAGCACGAACTGGTTGAGCTCCTGCCCGATGCGATTCTGATTGTTGGGTCGGACGACCGGATTCTCTTTTCCAATTCTGCAGCGCTGAAGATGGTCGGTGCGTCCGACGAGGACGCGGTTCACGGGACGAAAATCTGGGATCACGTTCACCCGGGCAGTCGAGCCAGGACGCGCAAGTGGAAGGACCGGATTCGCCGCGGCGCGCCGATCGACTTCGCTGAGCACAAGCTGATTCGCCAGGATGGCTCGTCGCGCCCGGTCGAAACGGCGTCGGTGCCGATTGTCTATCGGGGGCAGCGAGCTGCGCTTATCGCTGTTCGGGACCTCGCCGGTCGGCAGCGAATGGCTGAGACCATTCAGCATACGCTCGACCTGTTCGACAAGGCATTTCACCTCGGCCCGTCGGCGCTTCTGATCGTCCGCGTGCGAGACGGGATGATTCTCGAGGTAAGTGACCGGATGGTGGAGTTCGCCGGTCAGGATGCGCGCGACTTGCTCGGAGGAGCGATGGCACAGACGGAGGTCTCGCTTCCGCACGCATCGCTAAAGGATCTGTCAAGAGAACTGATCCGGGAGGGAGCGATCCATGATCGGGAGTTGCAGGTCGATCTTCCGGATGGACGGTCGCGTGTGGTTCTGCTCAGCGCTCGCCTCACGGAAATCGACCATGCCGTCTGTGCACTCGTCAGTCTGGTCGATGTCACCGAGCGGAAGAAAGCAGCCGTTGCCGTTCGAGAAAGCCGAACGCTTCTGGATAAAATTTTCCGGGCGAGCCCTGCACCAATAGCAATCTGCCGGCTCGACGATTGGCAGTATCTCGATGTGAATGACGCGATGTGCAGCCTCATCGGGTTTCCTCACGACGAGATCGTCGGCCATACGCCCGGCAATCTGGGTCTCTGGGTAGACAGCGATTGCGAAGACGATCTCACGGAGCGTTTGAGCGAACAGGACGCTGTCTACGACTTCGAGGCGCGCTTTCGGCGCTCGGATGGCAGCACGGTGACGACGCTATCGTCGTTTCAGCGGATCTCCGTCGAGGGGGAGGAATGCGTTCTTGCTGTGATGACGGACATCACGCAGCGGGAGGAGAAGAAACAGGCGCTCATTGAGGCGAAAGAGCGGGCCGAAGAGATTGCTCAATTCCGGTCGACCGTCCTCTCGAATATGACGCACGAAGTCCGCACGCCGCTTACGGTGATCCTGGGCTTTACGTCGATTCTGAGCGAAGGCGTGAGCGAAGATTATCGGCGTTTCGTAAACCTGATCGAGCGGAGCGGCCGCCGGCTTCTGCTGACCCTCGACTCCCTTCTCGATCTCGCCCAGTTGGAGGCAGGCACGCTCGAGCCGGACATGGAAATTCAATCGGTATCGGACGCAATCACTCGAATGACAGCGTCCCACCGCAAGATCGCTGAGGAAAAGAATCTGTCGTTCGCGGTCGATGTGCCGGATATGCACGTGTTCGCCGAGTTTGACTTCGAGCTTCTCGGTCGCGTGATGAACCACCTCGTCGACAACGCAATGAAGTTTACGACGGAAGGCGCGATCAAGGTCATTGTTGAGGAAGTCGACAGTGATCTCACGATTCGTGTGCGCGACACCGGGCCGGGCATCGATGAGTCATTCCAGACGCGCATTTTCGATGCGTTTGCCCAAGAGAGCGAGGGTAATACTCGATCTCACCAGGGAAGCGGGCTCGGGCTGACGGTTTCCAAGCGCATCGTCGAATGTATGGACGGAGAGCTCTTCATTGAGAGTGCGAAGGGACAGGGGACGGAGGTGACGATCACCTTCCCGGTAATCTCTGTCGACGACTAA
- the secG gene encoding preprotein translocase subunit SecG, producing the protein MFTALVVFIAIIGVIMTGVILMQSGQGGGLAGIASGGATRDVLGSRRAPDLLERGTWILAGIFIALCILSNFAIGEEEREPVIPSSTQQAPGNNSQGLSPSGGEGAMNGNALPGDNSGGGGTDNSGGN; encoded by the coding sequence ATGTTTACGGCACTCGTTGTTTTCATCGCAATCATCGGCGTCATCATGACTGGCGTCATCCTGATGCAAAGTGGACAGGGCGGTGGCCTTGCCGGGATCGCGTCGGGTGGAGCCACTCGCGACGTGCTCGGCTCCCGTCGCGCGCCTGATCTGCTGGAGCGCGGCACCTGGATTCTCGCCGGGATCTTTATCGCGCTCTGCATCCTGAGCAACTTTGCGATCGGAGAAGAAGAGCGCGAACCCGTCATCCCGAGCTCGACGCAGCAGGCCCCGGGCAACAACTCTCAGGGCCTGAGCCCGTCCGGTGGCGAAGGAGCCATGAACGGCAACGCCCTTCCTGGGGACAATAGCGGTGGTGGCGGCACCGATAACTCGGGCGGCAACTAG
- a CDS encoding NUDIX domain-containing protein, which translates to MPSTDLHLDSDGTRDLTEEQISSDELVDGVLLNVYRDKVRTPDGESSVREWIDHPGASAIVPVFEDGSTILIRQFRYPARRTFLEVPAGKIDRPDEDPADVAARELEEETGWKADTFDHLASSYPCIGYSNEVIHFFLATGLTRGEQDLSDGEFVDVVQMPIEKAIRLAKNGELRDMKTVTALVYAAARLSED; encoded by the coding sequence ATGCCTTCGACCGACCTACATCTCGATTCTGACGGAACCCGCGACCTGACGGAAGAACAAATATCTTCTGATGAACTGGTCGATGGCGTTCTGCTCAATGTGTACCGCGACAAGGTTCGCACGCCGGATGGAGAATCGTCCGTCCGTGAATGGATCGACCATCCGGGAGCATCCGCCATCGTGCCGGTGTTCGAGGACGGTAGCACGATCTTGATCCGTCAGTTTCGCTATCCCGCCCGCCGCACCTTTCTTGAAGTGCCGGCAGGTAAAATTGATCGCCCAGACGAGGATCCGGCCGACGTAGCGGCACGAGAACTCGAAGAAGAGACGGGATGGAAAGCGGATACGTTCGACCACCTCGCCTCGTCGTACCCATGTATCGGTTACAGTAACGAGGTCATTCACTTTTTTCTGGCCACGGGCTTAACGCGTGGCGAACAGGACCTGTCTGACGGGGAGTTTGTTGATGTCGTGCAGATGCCGATCGAAAAGGCAATTCGATTGGCTAAAAATGGCGAACTGCGCGACATGAAAACAGTTACGGCACTTGTATATGCAGCCGCCCGACTGTCGGAGGACTAG